CGGGTGCGCGGCCACCGGGGTTCGGCTCGACGACGCCACTCATCAGGTGGCTGACACCACCGACGGCGGCGAGACCGACACGCTGAAGTTCGCCGCCGGCTACTGGCAGGGAGCCTCCCAGCAGATCCGGATCAGCTGTCATCAGGCGAACCAGACGGCACAGAACACCCAGCAGGAGACCGTGGCGCTCTCGCTGGCCCTGCAGTCTGACGGCACCCTGCGCGGGGTGCAGACCGAGACGGTAGGCAGCAACGAATGCGGCGCCCAGGGAGCGGTGCTGCGGGTGCCGGTGGTGGCGACGCGGGTGGGTGACGTGCCCCCGAATCTGCCTCTCGGTGACCCGGCGCAGGTGATGGGCGCGGCCGCCGTACCGGCCACCCGTCCGATGCCGCCGGTGCTGAGCGGAAGTTGCAGCGACGTGGACAAGCTCGGCTACGACCAGACCAGTAACGAGCAGGTCGTCTGCGAGGGCGGCGTGTGGAGCAAGGCGCCGATCACGACCGGCGTGCACTCCGCCGGCAGTTCGTGTGACCGACCGGACATCCCCGTTTTCGCCATGTCCGCATCCAGCGACGGCTACCTGATCGAATGCAACCCGGTCACCCGGGTGTGGGCCCGGCACAGCTGACCTGGGTCCGATCCTGTCGGACGGCAGGTGAAAAGCCGCCCCACGACTGCCATCTGGTCTTCTCCGGGCGTGTCCTCTTGGCCCTTTTCGTGGATCCCAAATGAATTCTTCGCATCCCCGAGCAAAACTAGATCGGAGTTGGTAAGTTGCGGGCCATCCTGACCGGGGGAGGCTCGAATGTCGTTCACGATGGCAACTCCGCAGCTGATTTCGGCTACGGCAGAACAGTTGGCCGGAATCAAATCGGCCCTGGCCGCTGCCAACCAAGGCGCGGTCGGCTCGACGACAAACTTGGTTTCCGCCGCCGCCGACGAAGTATCAGCGGCGATTACGGCGGTGTTCAACGCTCACGCTCGCCAGTATCAGGCGCTGAGCGCGCAGGCGTCCGCGTTTCATGCGCAGTTCGTGGAGACCTTGACCGCGGGCGCGAACGCGTACGCGACGGCGGAGACGGCCAATGTCCAGCAGACCTTGGTCAACGCGATCAACGCGCCGGTGCAGAGTCTGACCGGGCGCCCACTGGTCGGCGACGGCGCAAACGGCGCGCCCGGTCAGCGCGGCGGTGACGGCGGCTGGCTGTACGGCAGTGGCGGGGCCGGTGGCGCCGGCGGAGCCAACGGGGTCGCCGGCGGGGCCGGTGGCAACGCCGGGTTGATCGGATCGGGCGGGGTTGGCGGCGCAGGTGGCGCCGGTGCTGCGGGCGGCGCCGGTGGCCAGGGCGGTTGGTTGTACGGCAACGGTGGCGCCGGCGGAGCCGGCGGAACAGCTGTCACTGCCGGTGGCGCCGGGGGGATTGGCGGCAACGGTGGGTCGGCCGGGCTGTTCGGAGCCGGTGGTGCCGGTGGTAGCGGTGGTTTCGGCGCTGCGGGCGCCGGTGCAGTCGACGGTGGTGCCGCGGGAGCGGGCGGTACGGGTGGTGCCGGCGGTCGTCTATACGGAACCGGCGGCGCGGGCGGCGCCGGCGGTGACGGCGGAAGCGTTCCGGGTGTCGGCCCCGCAGGGATTGGTGCGGACGCCGGGTCGGGTGGGGTTGGTGGACACGGCGGTGCAAGCGGACTGATCGGAAACGGCGGAGCCGGCGGCGCGGGAGGTCAAGGTGGCCAAGGTGGTGCCGGCCCGAGCGTCGGAGGGGCTGGTGGGCTGGGTGCCGCCGGCGGACATGGCGGCGCGGGCGGGTGGATCGGCGACGGTGGATCGGGTGGTGTCGGCGGCCATGGTGGTATCGGTGGGACCGGCGACGTCGGCGGCGTGAGCGGGGCCGGCGGAGACGGCGCCTATGGCGGTCGGGGCGGGCTGCTGATCGGCAGCGGCGGTGTCGGGGGTTCAGGCGGTGGCGGTGGCGGTGCCGCCATGCCCAATGACCCGACCGGCAAGGGTGGTGCCGGCGGGGCCGGCGCACAGGGCGGCGCCGCCGGCTTGATCGGTAACGGCGGTGGCGGTGGCGGTGGCGGCAACGGCGGAATCGGCGGAGCTAACTTCGGCGATGCGCCGGGGGAGACCGGCGGCAACGGCGGAACCGGCGGCGTCGGGGGCATGGGCGGATTCCTGTCTGGGAACGGTGGAGCAGGCGGAGCCGGCGGAGACGGGGCAGCTGGCGGCATTTCCTTCAACGGTCCCAACGGCGGCATCGGCGGCAGCGGCGGAGCCGGTGCAGCGGGTGGAGGTACTGGGCTGATCGGCAACGGCGGCGGTGGGGGCGCCGGCGGCAGGGGCGCTCAGGGTGGGTTGAGTACGAACGCTGTGGGTGGCGCCGGCGGTGACGGCGGGGCAGGTTCGAACGGTGGTCAAGGCGGAGCGTGGTATGGCAACGGAGGCGGCGGCGGTGCGGGTGGTACCGGCGGTGCTGGTGGTGCGGGTTTCGGTGGCGCGGGTAACGACGGCGTTGGTAAAGACGGCGGTAACGGCGGCAATGCGCAACTGATCGGTGACGGCGGCAACGGCGGCGCCGGCGGCGGTGGCGGCGCGGTCGGCGGCGTCGGCGGGCGAGGTGGAAGCCTGGCCGGCAAAGCCGGCGCGAACGGGACGTCTTAGCGACGCCCCTGCACCAAAAGTGCCCAGCACGCTTGAGGAATAAAGGCTGTCGGTGCCTGGCTTTACCCTGATGCTATGGCTTTCGCCACCGAACACCCAGTACTCGCCCATTCGGAATACCGGGCCGTCGACGAGGTCGTGCGCTCCGGAGCCCGCTTCGAGGTAGTCAGCCCGCACCAACCCGCCGGCGACCAGCCCGCCGCCATCGACGAACTGGAGCGCCGGATCAAAGCGGGGGAGCGCGACGTGGTGCTGCTCGGTGCCACCGGCACCGGGAAATCGGCGACCACGGCCTGGCTGATCGAACGGCTGCAACGGCCCACCCTGGTGATGGCGCCGAACAAGACGCTAGCCGCCCAGCTGGCCAATGAACTACGAGAGATGTTGCCGCACAACGCAGTTGAGTACTTCGTCTCGTACTACGACTATTACCAGCCCGAGGCGTACATCGCGCAGACCGACACTTACATCGAAAAAGACAGCTCGATCAACGACGACGTCGAGCGGCTGCGGCACTCCGCCACGTCGTCGCTGCTGTCCCGCCGCGACGTCGTGGTGGTGGCGTCGGTGTCGTGCATCTACGGCCTGGGCACGCCGCAGTCCTACCTGGACCGCTCCGTCGAGTTGCAGGTCGGCATGGAGGTGCCGCGTGACGGGCTGCTGCGGCTGCTGGTCGACGTCCAGTACACCCGCAACGACCTGTCGTTCACCCGCGGCTCGTTCCGGGTGCGCGGCGACACCGTGGAGATCATCCCGTCCTACGAAGAGCTGGCCGTGCGCATCGAGTTCTTCGGCGACGAGGTCGAGGCGCTGTATTACCTGCACCCTCTGACCGGTGACGTGGTCCGCCAGGTCGATTCGCTGCGCATCTTCCCGGCCACCCACTACGTGGCCGGTCCCGAGCGGATGGCCCTGGCCATCTCGACGATCGAACAGGAGCTGGCCGACCGGCTCGCCGAGCTGGAGGGGCAGGGCAAGCTGTTGGAAGCCCAGCGGCTGCGGATGCGCACCAACTACGACATCGAGATGATGCGACAGGTCGGGTTCTGCTCCGGCATCGAGAACTACTCCCGCCACATCGACGGTCGTGGTCCCGGTTCGCCTCCGGCGACCCTGCTGGACTACTTCCCCGAAGATTTCCTGATGGTCATCGACGAGTCGCATGTCACCGTGCCGCAGATCGGCGGCATGTATGAGGGCGACATGTCGCGCAAACGCAACCTCGTCGAGTACGGGTTCCGGTTGCCCTCGGCGGTCGACAACCGCCCGCTGACCTGGGAGGAGTTCGCGGACCGGATCGGGCAGACGGTGTACCTGTCCGCCACGCCCGGGCCGTACGAGCTCAGTCAGACCGGTGGCGAGTTCGTCGAGCAGGTGATCCGCCCGACCGGCCTCGTGGACCCACAGGTTGTGGTCAAGCCGACCAAGGGGCAGATCGACGACCTGATC
This genomic stretch from Mycobacterium paragordonae harbors:
- the uvrB gene encoding excinuclease ABC subunit UvrB: MAFATEHPVLAHSEYRAVDEVVRSGARFEVVSPHQPAGDQPAAIDELERRIKAGERDVVLLGATGTGKSATTAWLIERLQRPTLVMAPNKTLAAQLANELREMLPHNAVEYFVSYYDYYQPEAYIAQTDTYIEKDSSINDDVERLRHSATSSLLSRRDVVVVASVSCIYGLGTPQSYLDRSVELQVGMEVPRDGLLRLLVDVQYTRNDLSFTRGSFRVRGDTVEIIPSYEELAVRIEFFGDEVEALYYLHPLTGDVVRQVDSLRIFPATHYVAGPERMALAISTIEQELADRLAELEGQGKLLEAQRLRMRTNYDIEMMRQVGFCSGIENYSRHIDGRGPGSPPATLLDYFPEDFLMVIDESHVTVPQIGGMYEGDMSRKRNLVEYGFRLPSAVDNRPLTWEEFADRIGQTVYLSATPGPYELSQTGGEFVEQVIRPTGLVDPQVVVKPTKGQIDDLIGEIRKRTERDERVLVTTLTKKMAEDLTDYLLEMGIRVRYLHSEVDTLRRVELLRQLRLGEYDVLVGINLLREGLDLPEVSLVSILDADKEGFLRSVRSLIQTIGRAARNVSGEVHMYADKITDSMKEAIDETERRRAKQVAYNEANGIDPQPLRKKIADILDQVYREADDTDVEIGGSGRNASRGRRAQGEPGRAVSAGVIEGRDTSTMPRAELADLIKDLTAQMMAAARDLQFELAARFRDEIADLKKELRGMDAAGLK
- a CDS encoding PE family protein, with the protein product MSFTMATPQLISATAEQLAGIKSALAAANQGAVGSTTNLVSAAADEVSAAITAVFNAHARQYQALSAQASAFHAQFVETLTAGANAYATAETANVQQTLVNAINAPVQSLTGRPLVGDGANGAPGQRGGDGGWLYGSGGAGGAGGANGVAGGAGGNAGLIGSGGVGGAGGAGAAGGAGGQGGWLYGNGGAGGAGGTAVTAGGAGGIGGNGGSAGLFGAGGAGGSGGFGAAGAGAVDGGAAGAGGTGGAGGRLYGTGGAGGAGGDGGSVPGVGPAGIGADAGSGGVGGHGGASGLIGNGGAGGAGGQGGQGGAGPSVGGAGGLGAAGGHGGAGGWIGDGGSGGVGGHGGIGGTGDVGGVSGAGGDGAYGGRGGLLIGSGGVGGSGGGGGGAAMPNDPTGKGGAGGAGAQGGAAGLIGNGGGGGGGGNGGIGGANFGDAPGETGGNGGTGGVGGMGGFLSGNGGAGGAGGDGAAGGISFNGPNGGIGGSGGAGAAGGGTGLIGNGGGGGAGGRGAQGGLSTNAVGGAGGDGGAGSNGGQGGAWYGNGGGGGAGGTGGAGGAGFGGAGNDGVGKDGGNGGNAQLIGDGGNGGAGGGGGAVGGVGGRGGSLAGKAGANGTS